One window from the genome of Opisthocomus hoazin isolate bOpiHoa1 chromosome 11, bOpiHoa1.hap1, whole genome shotgun sequence encodes:
- the LRTM1 gene encoding leucine-rich repeat and transmembrane domain-containing protein 1, producing the protein MKNKKSRMKGNWLLVLSVILLIYAAHGCPNKCLCYAASKTADCKNRGFTEIPARLPPEIQILQLQNNRIWKINQNAFTGTPLLKILDLSNNSLSSLAPGAFQKLRYLQVLNLTRNLIHYIENQTFSFLPHLKELDLSSNSIIRLPETFGNSTGNITLLSVKHNKLQKMERVLLESLPNLKVVLFKDNPWQCNCNVFGLKLWLESFLYRGGISDGIICSTPAIRKGKDLLRVPYELFGACPLTTAYVHLASIHHHSFEHRSSLKHAHHNEYRENSRPNCEPKPKPRPVSLRHAIATVVITGVVCGIVCLMMLAAAVYGCAYAAITAKYHREHLAPVRQHGTPEEKEPFDSSLA; encoded by the exons GTAACTGGCTTTTGGTTTTGAGTGTCATTTTGTTAATATACGCAGCTCATGGATGTCCCAATAAATGCCTATGCTATGCAGCTTCAAAGACTGCAGACTGCAAGAACAGAGGATTTACTGAAATTCCTGCCCGTTTACCTCCTGAAATTCAGATACTACAGTTGCAGAATAACCGTATTTGGAAAATCAACCAAAATGCATTCACTGGAACACCGTTGCTCAAAATCTTGGACTTATCTAATAATTCTCTCTCAAGTTTGGCACCAGGTGCTTTCCAAAAATTACGGTATCTGCAGGTTCTAAACCTAACCAGAAATTTGATCCATTACATAGAAAACCAGACTTTCAGTTTCCTCCCACACCTAAAAGAACTGGACTTGTCATCCAACAGCATTATACGTTTGCCTGAGACTTTTGGAAACAGCACGGGGAATATAACATTGCTGTCTGTGAAGCATAACAAACTTCAGAAAATGGAGAGAGTTCTGCTGGAGTCACTTCCAAACCTGAAAGTGGTTCTTTTCAAAGATAATCCCTGGCAATGTAATTGTAATGTCTTTGGCTTGAAACTGTGGCTGGAGAGCTTTTTATACAGAG GAGGAATAAGTGATGGCATTATCTGCTCAACGCCAGCGATTCGGAAGGGAAAGGACCTCCTCAGAGTCCCCTATGAGCTGTTTGGGGCATGCCCTCTTACGACAGCTTACGTTCATCTGGCTAGCATTCACCACCATAGCTTTGAGCACAGAAGTTCTCTGAAGCATGCTCATCACAACGAATACAGGGAAAACAGCCGTCCAAACTGTGAACCCAAACCAAAGCCAAGGCCTGTTAGTTTGCGTCATGCAATTGCCACTGTAGTAATAACTGGAGTTGTCTGTGGAATTGTGTGTCTAATGATGTTGGCAGCTGCTGTCTATGGTTGTGCCTATGCTGCAATTACTGCTAAATACCACCGAGAACATTTGGCCCCGGTCAGACAGCACGGGACTCCTGAGGAAAAAGAGCCATTTGATAGTTCCTTGGCTTGA